In one window of Fusobacterium varium DNA:
- a CDS encoding threonine-phosphate decarboxylase: MDLHGGNIYRLQREGKDNLLDYSSNINPLGVPEKFKERVINSFYILEKYPDPEYVELRENIAKYNGVKLENIVVGNGATEILFLHMKAMKPKKTLIVAPAFAEYKRALDTIESEILYYPLLEENSWNLDVENFLKELPQCDLVVICNPNNPTGSFIPLEKIERINSELEKRGIKLFIDEAFIEFVEDWENQTAILLKSKNIFIMRALTKFFAVPGVRLGYGITFDSEVLKKMESYKEPWSVNSFAELAGKTMLWDSEYIETTEKWIAEEKKWFFEESQKIENIRTYKTNVNFILVKLLKYNSSYVREKMIEKGVVVRDASNFQYLNESYIRLAIKNRENNIKVLKALEEVMR, encoded by the coding sequence ATGGATTTACACGGTGGTAATATATATAGACTTCAAAGAGAGGGAAAGGACAATCTACTAGATTATAGCTCAAATATCAACCCTTTAGGAGTCCCAGAAAAATTTAAAGAGAGAGTGATTAACAGTTTTTACATATTGGAGAAATACCCAGATCCTGAGTATGTGGAATTAAGAGAGAATATAGCTAAATACAATGGAGTAAAATTGGAAAATATAGTTGTGGGAAATGGAGCAACAGAGATTCTATTTTTACATATGAAAGCTATGAAACCTAAGAAAACTCTTATAGTAGCTCCAGCCTTTGCTGAGTATAAGAGAGCTTTGGACACAATAGAGAGTGAGATTTTATACTATCCACTTTTAGAGGAAAATAGTTGGAATTTAGATGTAGAAAACTTTTTAAAAGAGTTACCACAATGTGATTTAGTAGTGATTTGTAATCCTAATAACCCCACAGGAAGCTTTATACCTCTTGAAAAGATTGAAAGAATAAATAGTGAACTTGAAAAAAGAGGGATAAAACTATTTATAGATGAAGCTTTTATTGAGTTTGTAGAGGATTGGGAAAATCAAACAGCTATTCTTTTAAAAAGCAAAAATATATTTATTATGAGAGCTTTAACAAAATTCTTTGCAGTGCCAGGGGTTAGGCTTGGATATGGAATAACCTTTGACAGTGAAGTTTTAAAGAAGATGGAAAGCTACAAAGAGCCTTGGAGTGTGAACTCATTTGCTGAACTTGCAGGGAAAACAATGCTTTGGGATAGTGAGTATATAGAAACAACTGAAAAATGGATAGCTGAAGAGAAAAAGTGGTTTTTTGAAGAGAGTCAAAAAATAGAAAATATTAGAACTTACAAGACAAATGTAAACTTTATTTTAGTAAAGCTTTTAAAATATAACTCATCATATGTGAGAGAAAAGATGATTGAAAAAGGTGTAGTTGTAAGAGATGCCTCTAATTTTCAATATCTAAATGAGAGCTATATTAGACTTGCAATAAAAAATAGAGAGAATAATATAAAAGTTTTAAAAGCATTGGAAGAGGTGATGAGATGA
- a CDS encoding ABC transporter substrate-binding protein, with product MNIKKRFFLLLTFCFISIVSYSLEIKDGMVVDKYNNSVELKEYNRIVLADPAGIEILYMLGAEDKIAAIGKTFMSKIEPVEKTNKLPSVGNITKPSIEKILSFSPDLVILNTMSVSTGDSLKKLKIPFIISETEKIDDIFKNLEIYGEFTGKKVEAEAIYQDGKKRVETLKAKLEKEPLNLKGAILYVTTPMLAFNDESLPGEIMRFLGVKNIAGDLKGSRPIISQDLLIRENPDFLAGAMSIKSPDDLKKSAVLKTTAGKKENLFIVDSSKILRGSPRLFEEMEKFYNELVIIKNK from the coding sequence ATGAATATTAAAAAAAGATTTTTTTTACTACTAACTTTTTGTTTTATCTCAATAGTTTCATACTCCCTTGAAATAAAAGATGGTATGGTAGTTGATAAATACAATAACTCAGTAGAGCTTAAAGAGTACAATAGAATTGTTTTAGCTGATCCTGCTGGAATAGAAATTCTTTATATGTTGGGAGCAGAGGATAAGATAGCAGCTATTGGAAAAACTTTTATGAGTAAGATAGAGCCTGTTGAGAAAACTAATAAACTTCCAAGTGTAGGAAATATAACAAAACCTAGTATTGAAAAAATACTATCTTTTTCTCCAGATTTAGTAATTTTAAACACTATGTCTGTTTCAACAGGGGATAGTTTAAAGAAATTGAAAATACCATTTATTATAAGTGAAACAGAGAAAATAGATGATATATTTAAAAATTTAGAGATCTATGGGGAGTTTACAGGAAAAAAAGTAGAAGCAGAGGCTATCTATCAAGATGGTAAAAAGAGAGTTGAAACTTTAAAAGCTAAGTTAGAAAAAGAACCACTTAATCTAAAAGGAGCTATTTTATATGTAACTACTCCTATGTTGGCTTTTAATGATGAATCACTTCCTGGGGAGATTATGAGGTTTTTAGGAGTTAAAAATATAGCTGGAGATTTAAAAGGAAGCAGACCAATTATATCTCAAGATCTTCTTATTAGAGAAAATCCAGATTTTTTAGCAGGAGCTATGAGTATTAAATCTCCTGATGATCTGAAGAAATCAGCTGTTTTAAAAACTACTGCTGGGAAAAAGGAAAATCTATTTATAGTTGATTCTAGTAAGATTTTAAGAGGTTCTCCAAGATTATTTGAGGAGATGGAGAAGTTCTATAATGAGCTTGTAATTATAAAGAATAAGTAA
- a CDS encoding coproporphyrinogen III oxidase family protein has product MENNLFLYEKRLKSHHDSNSLINKYIKSTPFSPKEFDEMLQKTPDNRKKAIYVHTPYCDKICSFCNLNRKQIDGSLDAYAQYIADEFKKYGKTKYFQESEFEVIFFGGGTPTVYKPQQLELILKSIQKNVRLSEGYEFTFETTLHNLTDEKLKVMKKYGVNRLSVGIQTFSDEGRKFYNRTYGKEEVIERLKRLKEILQGDLCVDIIYNFPDQKIEDVLEDARIVKEIGLSSASFYSLMVHEGSKLSKDIESEKVKMKTDVERDYLLYQHFVDEMLLDNSYHILELTKIAKNNGDNYKYIRVRNTGGDTFPIGVGAGGSVQGIGKFNMSKEMSFCSKQTEYHERFARLSGYMQFPVIEKAVVQEMLSQKEYGYFHEKMKDYEEKGLVVIDETSYNLTKLGIFWGNNISSEIIIYIMEKIFNK; this is encoded by the coding sequence ATGGAGAATAATTTATTTTTATATGAAAAGAGATTAAAGTCACATCACGACAGTAATAGTTTGATAAACAAATATATAAAAAGTACACCGTTTTCACCAAAAGAGTTTGATGAGATGCTACAAAAAACACCAGATAATAGAAAGAAAGCTATCTATGTTCACACTCCATATTGTGATAAAATCTGTTCATTTTGTAATCTAAATAGAAAGCAAATCGATGGGAGTTTGGATGCCTATGCACAATATATAGCTGATGAATTTAAAAAATATGGAAAGACAAAATACTTCCAAGAGAGTGAATTTGAGGTTATTTTCTTTGGTGGTGGAACACCTACTGTATATAAGCCTCAACAATTAGAGCTGATTTTAAAAAGTATTCAAAAGAATGTAAGACTTTCAGAGGGATATGAGTTTACTTTTGAAACAACACTTCATAATCTTACAGATGAAAAACTAAAGGTAATGAAAAAGTACGGAGTGAATAGATTAAGTGTTGGAATCCAAACTTTTTCAGATGAGGGAAGAAAATTCTATAATAGAACTTATGGGAAAGAGGAAGTTATAGAGAGATTGAAAAGGTTAAAAGAGATTTTACAAGGGGATCTATGTGTAGATATTATCTATAATTTTCCAGATCAAAAGATTGAAGATGTACTAGAAGATGCAAGAATAGTAAAAGAGATAGGATTAAGTAGTGCTAGTTTCTATTCATTGATGGTACATGAGGGATCTAAACTTTCAAAAGATATTGAAAGTGAAAAGGTTAAGATGAAAACAGATGTAGAGAGAGATTATCTTCTGTATCAACATTTTGTAGATGAGATGCTATTAGATAATAGCTATCATATTTTAGAGCTAACAAAAATAGCTAAAAATAATGGGGATAACTATAAATATATCAGAGTTAGAAATACTGGAGGAGACACCTTCCCAATCGGTGTAGGAGCTGGAGGAAGTGTTCAAGGTATTGGTAAGTTTAATATGAGTAAGGAGATGAGTTTCTGCTCTAAACAGACAGAATACCATGAAAGATTTGCTAGATTATCTGGATATATGCAGTTTCCTGTAATAGAAAAGGCAGTTGTACAAGAGATGTTATCTCAAAAGGAGTATGGATATTTCCATGAAAAGATGAAAGATTATGAGGAAAAGGGATTAGTAGTAATTGATGAAACCTCTTATAATCTTACAAAATTGGGAATTTTCTGGGGAAACAATATTTCAAGTGAAATTATTATCTACATAATGGAAAAAATATTTAATAAATAA
- a CDS encoding ABC transporter ATP-binding protein yields MEIINIENLNFGYGERQILNNLSLSIDEKKLVGILGPNGCGKSTLLKNILGYLHSSSGTIKIANKNSKEFSQKEKSKLISLVPQKSQLISAMSVEEFVLMGRLPHLENSWKGYSREDRELAEKALNSLDLERFKKRTATTLSGGEFQRVLLARAITQDTEIILLDEPTSALDLNHAIELMEKVKEIVRKEGKTAVAVLHDLNLAALFCDELIMLKNGKLFCKGTPKEVLTKENLKEVYNLNCDIFYGENDFPYIIPKIK; encoded by the coding sequence ATGGAGATTATAAATATAGAGAATTTAAACTTTGGATATGGAGAGAGGCAAATATTAAATAATCTTTCCCTTTCAATAGATGAGAAAAAGTTAGTAGGGATACTAGGTCCAAACGGTTGTGGAAAATCAACTTTACTAAAAAATATACTTGGATATCTTCATAGCTCATCTGGAACTATAAAAATAGCTAACAAAAATTCAAAAGAATTTTCACAGAAAGAAAAATCTAAATTGATCTCTTTAGTTCCTCAAAAATCTCAACTTATATCTGCTATGAGTGTAGAGGAGTTTGTCCTTATGGGAAGATTACCACATCTTGAAAATAGTTGGAAAGGTTATAGTAGAGAGGATAGGGAATTAGCTGAAAAAGCTTTGAACTCTTTAGATCTTGAGAGATTTAAAAAGAGAACAGCTACCACTCTATCTGGTGGAGAGTTCCAAAGGGTATTACTTGCAAGGGCAATTACACAGGATACAGAGATTATACTTTTAGATGAGCCAACATCTGCTCTTGATCTGAATCACGCTATTGAGCTTATGGAAAAGGTAAAGGAGATAGTGAGAAAAGAGGGAAAGACAGCAGTTGCAGTATTGCATGATCTCAATCTTGCTGCTCTTTTTTGTGATGAATTGATTATGCTAAAAAATGGAAAACTCTTTTGTAAGGGGACGCCTAAAGAGGTATTGACTAAGGAAAATTTAAAAGAGGTTTATAATTTGAATTGTGATATCTTTTATGGGGAAAATGATTTTCCATATATTATACCCAAAATCAAATAA
- a CDS encoding TonB-dependent receptor → MNKRVLGLIWAGLTIAAYGEESVDLGKSVVYSTTGFATEMRKTASTPTVVTSKEIEEKNYKTVSEVLDSIPSINVVKQGKDSIIDLRGQGDKAKQNVQILVDGVQINSLDTSMTATPIDTISPDSIERIEVIPGGGSVLYGSGTSGGVVNIITKKGSGRKAMVGFDYGEYGSEKTNVAVGESFGNFDINLAYTKNDRKGYRDNDESDSDYFQGDLGYRISDTQNINFKYSKYKADEDYPKMLSKKEVEEDRKQDGLTRSKWGTGINGTETDKDEYVLTYNNKLSESLDFNLTGFYQNTEMKIRTWDFGTITSPMPGSAIADQRGLFEDEKWGVKPKFRYSYGEGSSLIFGMDYIQNKAKRVSDMRIQPIKAATGGLSSMSIKSITTNNLEKETISGYVMNNYVWGDFEFAQGLRYEKANYEADRNTNRVVSMNGSPMQTNNEGRKVTTDEDNFAYELSANYLYSDTGKAYVRYERGFTSPPPALLTNKVTTNGLANYYLNDLNSEKYDNFEIGFSDYIGFSNVSGSVFYTVTKDEITQDMASGMPPAWIYNYNLGKTERVGFELKAEQYLGKLTLSQSYSFINAKIKDGKKGVYDKDGNKTGYVDLEGNRVAKVPKNKFNIGANYAFTDNFNLGAEVVYVDKIYLNNENLGGKVNSHTVTNIRANYNFNSGLTLYAGINNIFNEQYYEAVDYSLSEGYTYDPAAERNYYVGFKYSL, encoded by the coding sequence ATGAATAAAAGAGTTTTGGGATTGATTTGGGCAGGTTTAACCATAGCAGCATATGGTGAAGAATCAGTGGATTTAGGTAAAAGTGTAGTTTATTCAACAACAGGTTTTGCCACAGAGATGAGAAAAACTGCAAGTACTCCAACAGTTGTTACATCTAAAGAGATAGAGGAAAAGAACTATAAAACAGTCAGTGAGGTTTTAGACTCTATACCAAGTATCAATGTTGTAAAGCAGGGAAAAGACTCAATAATTGACTTGAGAGGACAAGGGGACAAGGCTAAACAAAATGTACAAATTTTAGTTGATGGAGTACAGATCAACTCTCTAGATACCTCAATGACTGCAACTCCAATAGACACAATCTCACCAGATAGCATTGAGAGAATAGAGGTTATTCCAGGTGGAGGAAGTGTCCTTTATGGAAGTGGAACTTCTGGAGGAGTAGTAAATATTATCACTAAAAAAGGTAGTGGTAGAAAAGCTATGGTAGGCTTTGACTATGGAGAGTATGGAAGTGAAAAAACAAATGTAGCAGTGGGAGAAAGTTTTGGAAATTTTGATATAAACCTTGCTTATACTAAAAATGATAGAAAAGGTTATAGAGATAATGATGAATCAGATTCAGATTATTTCCAAGGAGATTTAGGATATAGAATTTCTGATACACAAAATATTAACTTTAAATATAGTAAATACAAAGCTGATGAAGATTACCCTAAAATGTTAAGTAAAAAGGAAGTTGAGGAAGATAGAAAACAAGATGGACTTACTCGTTCTAAATGGGGTACAGGAATAAATGGAACAGAGACAGACAAAGATGAGTATGTATTGACATATAATAATAAACTATCTGAAAGTTTAGATTTTAATCTTACAGGGTTCTATCAAAATACAGAGATGAAAATTAGAACTTGGGATTTTGGAACAATAACTTCTCCTATGCCTGGGTCAGCTATTGCAGATCAAAGAGGATTGTTTGAAGATGAAAAATGGGGAGTAAAACCTAAATTTAGATACTCATATGGTGAGGGAAGTAGCCTGATTTTTGGTATGGATTATATTCAAAATAAAGCTAAAAGAGTTAGTGATATGAGAATTCAACCTATAAAAGCTGCTACTGGTGGACTTAGTTCAATGAGCATAAAATCTATTACAACAAATAATTTAGAAAAAGAAACTATAAGTGGTTATGTAATGAATAACTATGTTTGGGGAGATTTTGAATTTGCTCAAGGTTTAAGATATGAAAAAGCTAATTATGAGGCTGATAGAAATACAAATAGAGTTGTAAGTATGAATGGAAGCCCTATGCAAACAAATAATGAAGGTAGAAAAGTAACTACTGATGAAGACAACTTTGCTTATGAATTGTCAGCTAACTATCTATATTCAGATACTGGAAAGGCTTATGTAAGATATGAAAGAGGATTTACTTCTCCACCACCTGCACTTCTTACAAATAAAGTTACAACAAATGGTTTAGCAAACTACTACTTAAATGATCTAAACTCTGAAAAATATGATAACTTTGAGATTGGATTCTCTGATTATATTGGTTTCTCAAATGTAAGTGGATCTGTTTTCTATACAGTAACTAAAGATGAAATAACACAAGATATGGCATCAGGAATGCCACCTGCTTGGATATATAACTATAATTTAGGTAAAACAGAGAGAGTTGGATTTGAGCTTAAAGCTGAACAATATCTAGGAAAATTAACACTTTCACAATCTTACTCTTTTATCAATGCTAAGATAAAAGATGGTAAAAAAGGTGTTTATGATAAAGATGGAAACAAAACAGGATATGTTGATTTAGAAGGAAATAGAGTTGCTAAAGTTCCTAAAAATAAATTTAATATTGGGGCAAACTATGCTTTCACAGATAACTTTAATTTAGGAGCAGAGGTAGTATATGTTGATAAGATCTACTTAAATAATGAAAATTTAGGTGGAAAAGTTAATTCACACACAGTGACAAATATTAGAGCTAACTATAACTTTAACTCTGGTTTAACTCTATATGCAGGAATTAATAATATTTTCAATGAACAATATTATGAGGCTGTGGACTACTCTTTAAGTGAAGGATATACATATGATCCAGCAGCAGAGAGAAACTATTATGTAGGCTTTAAATATAGCCTATAA
- the cobD gene encoding cobalamin biosynthesis protein CobD, which yields MNFLAKYGIAYIMDLIFGDPHWFPHPVRFIGKLISTLEKILYKAKNKKLTGGLLMIITVGTTAVVSYYLAKLSQGLEVFFLYTTLATKSLADEGFRVCKVLTDGDLEKAKRELSYLVSRDTGNMDVRQITRSVLETISENSVDGVIAPMFFAFVGSLFTVGGVSLALPFAMGYKAINTLDSMVGYKNEKYMDYGMVSAKTDDVANFIPARLAGGVIIPIAAMMLRMNYKGAWRVFFRDRLNHSSPNSGNSEAAFAGALGVQFGGKTSYFGKVYDKPTIGDRLKCFDLRDIKRAIRLLYVTSWVGLALFVVIRYAIALIFS from the coding sequence ATGAATTTTTTAGCAAAATATGGAATAGCTTATATAATGGATCTGATTTTCGGAGATCCCCACTGGTTTCCACACCCTGTAAGATTTATAGGAAAGCTTATTTCAACATTGGAGAAGATATTATACAAGGCTAAAAATAAGAAGCTAACAGGTGGATTATTGATGATAATCACAGTGGGAACAACAGCAGTTGTATCTTACTACTTAGCAAAACTATCACAAGGGCTTGAGGTGTTTTTCCTCTATACAACTTTAGCAACTAAAAGTCTTGCTGATGAGGGATTTAGAGTTTGTAAAGTTCTTACAGATGGAGATTTGGAAAAGGCTAAGAGAGAGCTATCTTATTTAGTAAGTAGAGATACTGGGAATATGGATGTAAGACAGATTACAAGAAGTGTGCTAGAAACAATAAGTGAAAACTCAGTTGATGGAGTGATAGCACCTATGTTTTTTGCCTTTGTAGGAAGTCTGTTCACTGTTGGTGGAGTTTCTCTTGCTCTACCTTTTGCAATGGGATACAAGGCTATAAATACATTAGATTCAATGGTTGGATATAAAAATGAAAAATATATGGACTATGGAATGGTATCAGCAAAAACAGATGATGTGGCAAACTTTATACCTGCAAGATTGGCAGGGGGGGTTATAATTCCAATAGCAGCTATGATGTTAAGAATGAACTATAAAGGGGCATGGAGAGTGTTTTTTAGAGATAGATTAAACCATTCAAGTCCTAACTCTGGTAACTCTGAAGCAGCTTTTGCAGGAGCTTTAGGGGTACAATTTGGGGGTAAAACAAGCTATTTTGGAAAAGTCTATGATAAACCAACTATTGGAGATAGATTAAAGTGCTTTGATTTGAGAGATATAAAAAGAGCTATTAGACTTCTATATGTTACATCTTGGGTTGGACTAGCTCTATTTGTTGTAATAAGATATGCTATTGCTTTAATTTTTAGCTAA
- a CDS encoding cobyrinate a,c-diamide synthase, translating to MKAFMLAGTNSGIGKTTVSMGLMSLFDNVSPFKTGPDYIDPGFHQFVTGNRSYNLDLFMMGEEGVKYGFYTHQKDISIIEGVMGLYDGVDNTLDNNSSAHLSRVLGVPVILVVDGIGKSTSIAAQVLGYQMLDKRVNIAGVIINKVSSEKTYGIFKEAIEKYTDVKCLGYVPKDDSLHIGSRHLGLLQAEEIGDLKSKIDRLKETLYKTLDIEGILEIASQVEMKEVKNPFEDKKDMYKGMRMGIAKDSAFSFYYNDNIELFNHLGIETIFFSPVKDKKIPENLDILYFGGGYPESFAKEIGENQEMLNSIRKFAENGGKIFGECGGFMFLSKEIEMLDGTIYPMCNLVSCSVKMGNRLDISRFGYINILKDGKVVARGHEFHYSKIKEVLEEQRGYLAEKPNGKNWKCIFENKNVKAGYPHIHFFTGFELLKDILD from the coding sequence ATGAAAGCATTTATGTTAGCAGGAACAAACAGTGGAATAGGTAAAACTACTGTTTCAATGGGGCTGATGTCACTATTTGATAATGTTTCACCTTTTAAAACAGGACCAGACTATATTGATCCAGGATTTCATCAATTTGTAACTGGAAACAGGAGCTATAACCTAGATCTTTTTATGATGGGAGAAGAGGGAGTTAAATATGGTTTCTATACACATCAAAAAGATATCTCTATAATAGAGGGAGTTATGGGGCTATATGACGGGGTGGACAATACCCTTGACAACAACAGCTCAGCTCATCTTTCAAGAGTTTTAGGAGTTCCTGTGATATTGGTAGTTGATGGAATAGGAAAATCAACAAGTATTGCAGCTCAAGTTCTGGGATATCAGATGTTAGATAAAAGAGTAAATATAGCTGGGGTAATTATAAACAAGGTTTCTAGTGAAAAAACCTATGGAATATTTAAAGAGGCTATTGAAAAATATACAGATGTAAAGTGTTTAGGTTATGTGCCTAAAGATGATAGTTTGCATATTGGAAGTAGGCACCTTGGGCTTTTACAAGCTGAAGAGATTGGAGATTTAAAATCTAAAATAGATAGATTAAAAGAGACTCTATATAAGACTTTAGATATAGAGGGAATATTAGAAATCGCCTCACAAGTTGAGATGAAAGAGGTAAAAAATCCCTTTGAAGATAAAAAAGATATGTATAAGGGAATGAGAATGGGAATAGCTAAAGATAGTGCTTTTAGTTTCTATTATAATGATAATATCGAACTTTTTAACCATTTAGGAATTGAAACTATATTCTTTTCTCCTGTAAAAGATAAAAAAATCCCTGAAAACTTAGATATATTGTATTTTGGTGGTGGGTATCCTGAATCTTTTGCTAAAGAGATAGGAGAAAACCAAGAGATGCTAAACTCCATTAGAAAGTTTGCTGAAAATGGTGGGAAGATCTTTGGAGAGTGTGGGGGATTTATGTTTCTATCTAAAGAGATAGAGATGTTAGATGGAACTATCTATCCAATGTGTAATTTAGTTAGTTGTAGTGTAAAAATGGGAAATCGTCTGGATATATCTCGTTTTGGCTATATAAATATATTGAAAGATGGAAAGGTTGTAGCTAGAGGGCATGAGTTCCACTACTCTAAGATAAAAGAGGTTTTAGAGGAGCAAAGGGGATATCTAGCTGAAAAACCTAATGGAAAAAATTGGAAGTGTATATTTGAAAATAAAAATGTAAAGGCTGGTTACCCTCATATACACTTTTTTACAGGCTTTGAATTATTAAAAGATATACTAGATTAA
- a CDS encoding iron ABC transporter permease encodes MEKILPLILTVGILAVGILSIPLGSVPIPLEYIFSPANAPEYIKTIIFNLRLPRIVMSLLIGMMLSSSGAVVQTVFQNPLADPYIIGIAASATFGAVIAYVLNLPDFMYGVLAFFSCLTSTLLIFKMAKKGDRVNVATLLIIGIAVSSFLGAFTSFAMYLIGEDSFKITMWLMGYLGNATWEQVILILIPLLFSVTYFFLKRNELDALLSGDEEAHSLGIDVNRLKIRALTVSAFVVAFSVAFSGMIGFVGLIVPHTMRMILGPSNRKMFLSTILAGGFFLLVCDTFGRIILAPTEIPIGVITAFFGAPFFLYLALKNKRRDF; translated from the coding sequence ATGGAAAAAATTCTACCATTAATTTTAACAGTGGGAATTTTAGCAGTTGGAATACTCTCTATACCATTAGGGAGTGTTCCTATTCCATTAGAATATATATTCTCTCCTGCTAATGCCCCTGAATATATAAAGACAATTATTTTTAATTTAAGATTGCCAAGAATAGTTATGTCACTATTGATAGGTATGATGCTCTCTTCAAGTGGAGCAGTAGTTCAAACAGTTTTCCAAAACCCATTGGCAGATCCCTATATTATTGGAATTGCAGCAAGTGCAACTTTTGGAGCAGTAATAGCCTATGTTTTAAATTTACCAGATTTTATGTATGGAGTTCTTGCATTTTTTAGCTGCCTTACAAGTACACTTCTAATATTTAAAATGGCTAAGAAAGGGGATAGGGTAAATGTTGCAACTCTTTTAATAATAGGTATAGCAGTTTCCTCTTTTCTTGGGGCATTTACATCATTTGCTATGTATCTTATTGGAGAGGACTCTTTTAAAATTACAATGTGGCTTATGGGATATTTAGGAAATGCAACTTGGGAGCAAGTTATTTTAATATTGATTCCTCTACTATTTTCAGTGACATATTTCTTTTTAAAGAGAAATGAGTTAGATGCTCTTCTCTCTGGAGATGAAGAAGCTCACTCTCTAGGGATAGATGTAAATAGATTGAAGATAAGAGCCTTGACAGTGTCAGCTTTTGTGGTGGCATTCTCTGTGGCATTTTCAGGAATGATAGGCTTTGTAGGGCTTATAGTTCCCCACACAATGAGAATGATCCTCGGTCCCTCTAATAGAAAGATGTTTTTAAGTACAATTTTAGCTGGGGGATTTTTCCTACTTGTATGTGATACCTTTGGACGTATAATTTTAGCTCCAACAGAGATACCAATAGGAGTTATTACTGCATTCTTTGGAGCACCTTTCTTTCTATACTTAGCTTTAAAAAATAAGAGGAGAGATTTTTAA
- a CDS encoding cobyric acid synthase — translation MKHRNIMIVGTSSGAGKSITVTGLCRVFHRDGYKVAPFKSQNMALNSYISKTGGEMGRAQVVQAMASGIEPEAYMNPILLKPTTARKIQVIVNGKSIGNMSGLEYGKFKTSLKPEIIKSYDYIRENFDISVIEGAGSPVEINIKEEDIANMGMAKMADAPVILVADIDRGGVFASVYGTIMLMTPEERARVKGVIINKFRGDVNILKPGLSKLEELTGVPVVGVMPYSDIDIEDEDSLTDRFKNSKENKGIKISVIKLKHISNFTDIDALSIQDDVTINYVTSADELGNEDMIVIPGSKNTIDDLKDIKDRGIATEIIKASRNGTVIVGICGGFQILGERVKDPYGIESDIKEIPGLGILDTETVMEKKKNTIQYTGKLVNTKGILEGLDGTEIKGYEIHQGVTVGNEFSVTEDDHIVAVVKDNIFGTYLHGIFDNEKVTRTILNRIREKKGMEQLGEGITFDEYREREFDKLEKVVRENIDIKKIYEILGD, via the coding sequence ATGAAACATAGAAATATTATGATAGTTGGAACATCATCTGGAGCAGGAAAGAGTATAACTGTAACTGGACTTTGTAGAGTTTTCCATAGAGATGGTTACAAAGTAGCACCATTCAAATCTCAAAATATGGCACTAAATTCATATATAAGCAAGACAGGTGGAGAGATGGGAAGAGCTCAAGTTGTTCAAGCTATGGCATCAGGAATAGAGCCAGAGGCATATATGAACCCTATCCTTTTAAAACCTACAACTGCTAGAAAGATTCAAGTTATTGTAAATGGAAAATCTATTGGAAATATGAGTGGACTTGAATATGGAAAGTTTAAAACTTCTTTGAAGCCAGAGATTATAAAGTCTTATGACTATATTAGAGAAAACTTTGATATCTCTGTAATTGAGGGGGCAGGAAGTCCAGTTGAGATAAATATAAAAGAGGAAGATATAGCTAATATGGGAATGGCTAAAATGGCTGATGCTCCAGTAATATTAGTTGCAGATATAGACAGAGGGGGAGTTTTTGCATCTGTCTATGGAACAATTATGCTTATGACTCCAGAGGAGAGAGCAAGGGTAAAAGGGGTAATCATCAATAAATTTAGAGGAGATGTAAATATATTAAAGCCTGGATTATCAAAGCTTGAGGAATTAACAGGGGTGCCAGTTGTTGGAGTAATGCCTTACAGTGATATTGATATAGAGGATGAGGATAGCCTTACAGATAGATTTAAAAATTCTAAGGAAAATAAAGGTATAAAAATATCTGTAATAAAATTAAAACATATATCTAACTTCACAGATATTGATGCTTTAAGTATTCAAGATGATGTAACTATCAACTATGTAACCTCTGCTGATGAGCTAGGAAATGAGGATATGATAGTTATTCCAGGTTCTAAAAACACTATTGATGATTTAAAAGATATTAAAGATAGGGGAATAGCTACTGAAATTATAAAAGCATCGAGAAATGGAACTGTAATTGTAGGAATTTGTGGTGGTTTCCAAATTCTTGGTGAAAGAGTAAAAGATCCTTATGGAATAGAAAGTGACATCAAAGAGATTCCAGGACTTGGAATTTTAGATACAGAAACAGTAATGGAAAAGAAGAAAAACACTATTCAATATACTGGTAAGTTAGTAAATACAAAAGGTATATTAGAGGGGCTTGATGGAACAGAGATCAAAGGTTATGAGATACATCAAGGGGTAACTGTTGGAAATGAATTTTCAGTAACAGAGGATGATCATATAGTGGCAGTTGTTAAGGATAATATTTTTGGAACATATCTTCATGGAATTTTTGATAATGAAAAGGTAACAAGAACTATTTTAAATAGAATTAGAGAGAAAAAAGGTATGGAACAACTTGGTGAGGGAATTACCTTTGATGAGTACAGAGAGAGAGAGTTTGACAAGCTTGAGAAAGTTGTTAGAGAGAATATAGATATTAAAAAGATATATGAGATACTAGGTGATTAA